A single genomic interval of Bacteroidota bacterium harbors:
- a CDS encoding tetratricopeptide repeat protein: MLKTKVKNPATLYKAGMIYKQSGNGAMAETLMQEALALNPNVAAQINTLISK, translated from the coding sequence ATGCTGAAAACAAAAGTAAAAAATCCTGCAACGTTATATAAAGCAGGCATGATTTACAAACAATCAGGTAACGGCGCAATGGCTGAAACACTGATGCAGGAAGCTCTTGCATTGAATCCAAATGTTGCTGCGCAGATAAATACTCTTATTTCTAAGTAA
- a CDS encoding HupE/UreJ family protein has protein sequence MCFFKYKSEKIILQASMFTLAHTITLGLSMYGIINPPGAIIEPIIALSIVFLAIENVYSDKVKPWRLVMVFIFGLVHGIGFAGALSDLGMPDYAFATALISFNVGVELGQMAIILTMYFLVSRRFSSMNWYRSKLVIPVCLVIAVIAGYWTIERIMTV, from the coding sequence GTGTGTTTTTTTAAATACAAATCTGAAAAAATAATTCTGCAGGCAAGTATGTTTACGCTTGCACATACTATAACACTGGGTTTAAGCATGTATGGCATAATTAATCCGCCGGGTGCTATCATTGAACCAATTATTGCATTGAGCATCGTATTTCTTGCCATAGAAAATGTATATTCCGATAAAGTAAAACCATGGCGACTGGTGATGGTATTTATTTTTGGTTTGGTGCATGGAATAGGCTTTGCAGGTGCATTAAGTGATTTGGGTATGCCCGATTATGCATTTGCCACAGCCCTAATCAGCTTTAATGTTGGTGTTGAACTTGGACAAATGGCCATTATACTTACCATGTATTTTTTAGTTAGCCGACGATTCAGCAGTATGAACTGGTATCGCAGCAAACTGGTAATTCCTGTTTGTCTGGTCATAGCCGTTATTGCCGGATACTGGACTATTGAGCGCATCATGACCGTATAA